The Cellulosimicrobium cellulans genome contains the following window.
CGACCTCCAGCTCGTCCGGCGCCCCGCGCACGACGCGGACGCTCGGGGCGTCGGGGCGCGGCGAGCTCACTCGTCGTCCTCGTCGTGGTCGTGGTCGTCGTCCGCCCCGCGCCCCACGCCCCACTCGGGGACGGCGTAGCCCGCCTCGACGAGCCGCTCGCGCGCCTCGTGGCCCCACCGGTCCAGGAGCCCGACGACGTCGTCGAGGTCCGGCCCGCCGGGGTGCGTCATGACGACGTAGTCGAGGGTGAAGGTGTCGTCCTGCACGTCCGCCGGGGAGGCGTCCTCGTCGACCTCCTCGTCGGCGCCCGGGTCCCACACCGACGTCGTGAGGTCGGCGTGGATGCCGAGCGTGCCGTGCAGCTCGTCGAACAGCCGGGCGTTGAGCGCGCCGATACGGCCCTCGAGCGCGAGGACGCGCGGGTCCTCGTCCGCCTCGGACGCCCCGAACTCGGCCCGTACCCCGACGGCCGTCTCGACGTACTCGTGCAGCGCCGCCGTGAGCGCGTCGACCGCGGCGTGCAGCGGCGCCGGGTCCACCGACCCGAGCGGGACGGGTCCGTGCGTGGCGTCGTCGTGGCTCATTCCTGGTTCTCCCTCGCGAGGTTCGTCGGGTGCTCGTGCTCGCTCGTGGTCACAGCGGGATGTTGCCGTGCTTCTTGGGCGGCAGGGTCGCGCGCTTGGTGCGCAGCGCGCGCAGCGCGCGCACGACCTGCACGCGTGTCTCGGACGGACGGATGACCGCGTCCACGTACCCGCGCTCGGCGGCGTCCCACGGGTTGACGATCGCGTCCTCGTACTCGGCGACGAGCCGGGCGCGCTCCGCCTCGACGTCGTCGCCCGCGTCGGCCGCGCGCTTGAGCGCCGCCCGCTGGAGGATGTTCACCGCGCCGCCCGCGCCCATGACGGCGACCTGCGCCGTCGGCCACGCGAGGTTGACGTCGGCGCCGAGCTGCTTGGACCCCATGACGATGTACGCCCCGCCGTACGCCTTGCGCGTGATGACGGTGACGAGCGGGACCGTGGCCTCGGCGTAGGCGTAGATGAGCTTCGCGCCGCGCCGGATGATGCCCTGGTGCTCCTGGTCGACGCCCGGGAGGAAGCCGGGGACGTCCACGAGCGTGAGCACGGGGATGTTGAAGGCGTCGCACGTGCGCACGAACCGGGCGGCCTTCTCCGCGGCGTCGATGTCGAGCGTGCCCGCCATCGCGAGCGGCTGGTTCGCGACGACGCCGACCGACTGGCCCTCGACGTGCCCGAACCCGACGAGCACGTTCTTCGCGAACAGCGGCTGCACCTCGAGGAACGCGCCCTCGTCGAGCACGTGCTCGATCACGGTGCGCATGTCGTACGGCTGCGAGTCCGAGTCGGGCACGAGCGCGTCGAGCTCGAGGTCCTCCTCCGTGACGTCGAGCTCGACGTCGTCGGGCGGGAACGACGGCGCGTCCGAGAGGTTGTTCTGCGGCAGGTAGGACACGAGGTGGCGCACGTAGTCGATCGCGTCGTCCTCGTCCGCGCCGAGGTAGTGCGCGACGCCGGACTTCTCGTTGTGCGTCAGGCCGCCGCCGAGCTCCTCGAAGCCCACGTCCTCACCCGTCACCGCGCGGATCACGTCCGGTCCGGTGATGAACATGTTCGACGTCTTGTCGGCCATGACGATGAAGTCGGTCAGGGCGGGGGAGTACACCGCGCCACCGGCGCTCGGGCCGAGGATGAGAGAGATCTGCGGGATCACGCCCGACGACGCGACGTTGCGGCGGAAGATCTCCGCGAACTGCGTGAGCGCCGCGACGCCCTCCTGGATGCGGGCGCCGCCGCCGTCGGAGATGCCGATGAGCGGCACGCCCGTGCGCAGCGCGAGGTCCTGCACCTTGGTGATCTTCTGGCCGTGGACCTCGCCGAGGCTCCCGCCGAACACCGTGAAGTCCTGGGAGTACACGCACACCTGGCGGCCGTCGATCGTGCCGTGCCCGACGACGACGCCGTCCCCCGCCAGGCGCTTCTTCTCGAGCCCGAAGTTGTGCGAGCGGTGCTTCGCGAACGCGTCGAGCTCGACGAAGCTGCCCTCGTCGAGCAGCGCCTCGACGCGCTCGCGCGCCGTCTTCTTGCCGCGCGCGTGCTGCTTGGTCCGCGCCGCCTCCTCGGGCAGCTCGGTCGCCTCGGCGCGGCGACGGTCGAGGTCGGCGAGCTTGGCCGCGGTGCCCACGAGGTGGGGCGCGTCGGGCGATGTCGGGGGTGCCTCGGGCGTCGCGGGCGAGGTGGTCGCAGAGTCCGTCACGGACCCGAGCCTAGTTGGCGGGTGGCGCCAACTCGATGCGGGCGACGCCAGCACGCCGGGGGCGGGTCTTGGTGGG
Protein-coding sequences here:
- a CDS encoding acyl-CoA carboxylase subunit beta, which translates into the protein MGTAAKLADLDRRRAEATELPEEAARTKQHARGKKTARERVEALLDEGSFVELDAFAKHRSHNFGLEKKRLAGDGVVVGHGTIDGRQVCVYSQDFTVFGGSLGEVHGQKITKVQDLALRTGVPLIGISDGGGARIQEGVAALTQFAEIFRRNVASSGVIPQISLILGPSAGGAVYSPALTDFIVMADKTSNMFITGPDVIRAVTGEDVGFEELGGGLTHNEKSGVAHYLGADEDDAIDYVRHLVSYLPQNNLSDAPSFPPDDVELDVTEEDLELDALVPDSDSQPYDMRTVIEHVLDEGAFLEVQPLFAKNVLVGFGHVEGQSVGVVANQPLAMAGTLDIDAAEKAARFVRTCDAFNIPVLTLVDVPGFLPGVDQEHQGIIRRGAKLIYAYAEATVPLVTVITRKAYGGAYIVMGSKQLGADVNLAWPTAQVAVMGAGGAVNILQRAALKRAADAGDDVEAERARLVAEYEDAIVNPWDAAERGYVDAVIRPSETRVQVVRALRALRTKRATLPPKKHGNIPL